From Scomber japonicus isolate fScoJap1 chromosome 22, fScoJap1.pri, whole genome shotgun sequence, one genomic window encodes:
- the LOC128383598 gene encoding butyrophilin subfamily 3 member A2-like: MYHLVLGAALLSSCTGKSSVYGAPETIFAFAGGDVILPCSFDITAINDFPTIEWSKEGLHPNVIFLYRDGCETYEMKNRAFEYRTSFVTKELKNGNISLRISNVQLSDAGKYQCMRLWNNPNTRDITTLELVVGASSEPKLSVVSAQSGGVTLQCEANCWLPQPEITFLDDQGNDISAEEPKRDQNHTGCYSVRRRVTVQTATNRVTCRVHQPNTSHTRITEILIPADCLRSCTLIIGAAVGVTILVTMLLCGSAVLIWERCRKSAESQKPPMSRQESDESRITLSESRLLLKKGDIADNNVNDTTEQLRRKVADLKSKLCEQDKIILKLQNEPKTRLSSVVCQLSQSTILCSPSKSSLDASKVLSPSSDLGPEAINVPVDNNPKPMASTNRNPPNSGKFPLNEVAKRGISRQNSNPTPGYPFQRKHRNNSSPDIFNCTLSSSSSASTSKTMLGANEHSNSESSRAPRPNAPRLQRRLSSSNRFFLLTHVTEEAEMLVS, translated from the exons GTAAATCCTCGGTATATGGTGCACCCGAGACAATCTTTGCCTTTGCTGGTGGGGACGTCATCTTGCCCTGCAGCTTCGATATCACTGCCATCAATGACTTTCCAACAATCGAGTGGTCCAAAGAGGGTCTGCATCCAAATGTCATCTTCCTGTATCGGGATGGCTGCGAGACATATGAGATGAAGAATCGGGCCTTTGAGTACAGGACAAGCTTCGTCACCAAAGAActgaaaaatggaaacatttcATTAAGGATCTCCAATGTGCAACTGTCTGATGCAGGAAAATATCAATGTATGAGACTGTGGAACAACCCTAACACCCGAGACATTACGACACTGGAGCTGGTTGTTG GGGCGTCGTCTGAGCCGAAACTCTCAGTAGTTTCAGCTCAAAGTGGAGGAGTGACTCTTCAATGTGAGGCAAACTGCTGGCTGCCGCAACCAGAGATAACGTTTCTGGATGATCAGGGAAACGACATTAGTGCTGAGGAGCCAAAAAGAGATCAAAACCACACCGGATGTTACAGTGTGAGAAGGAGAGTGACTGTGCAGACTGCTACCAACAG AGTCACCTGCAGAGTTCACCAGCCAAATACCAGCCACACCAGGATCACAGAGATCCTCATACCAG CTGACTGCCTGAGGTCCTGCACTCTAATCATTGGCGCCGCTGTCGGAGTGACCATTTTAGTGACAATGTTATTGTGTGGATCAGCTGTTCTTATATGGGAGAGATGTCGCAAATCTG CGGAGAGCCAAAAACCACCCATGTCCAGACAGGAGTCAGATGAAAGTAGGATTACCCTTTCGGAGAGTCGGTTGCTCCTGAAGAAGGGGGACATAGCGGACAACAATGTAAACGACACCACTGAGCAACTGAGAAGGAAAGTTGCTGACCTCAAATCAAAGCTTTGTGAGCAAGACAAAATCATCCTCAAACTACAGAATGAGCCCAAAACTAGGTTGAGTTCTGTCGTATGCCAGCTCAGCCAGTCAACTATTCTCTGCAGTCCTTCCAAATCCTCACTGGATGCCTCAAAAGTCCTCAGTCCATCCTCTGACCTCGGCCCTGAAGCCATAAACGTACCTGTTGACAACAATCCAAAACCAATGGCCTCAACCAACAGAAACCCTCCAAATTCTGGCAAGTTTCCCCTGAACGAGGTAGCAAAACGTGGAATCTCGAGGCAGAATAGCAATCCAACGCCTGGCTATCCGTTCCAAAGAAAGCATCGCAATAACAGCAGCCCAGATATTTTTAACTGCACATTGTCCAGTTCCTCTTCTGCCAGCACGTCAAAGACAATGTTAGGAGCTAATGAACATTCAAATAGTGAGTCTAGTAGAGCACCACGTCCAAACGCTCCAAGGCTTCAGCGGAGACTATCCTCCAGTAACCGCTTCTTTCTACTGACGCATGTGACCGAAGAAGCAGAGATGTTGGTGTCATAA